The Candidatus Hinthialibacter antarcticus genomic sequence AGCAGAGTTGGACCCATGCCTGATACAGCGAAAGATCAAGAATTTACGAAAAAGCGTCAAAAAAACGCAATTCAATTTGTGATAAAGTATCCAAATACCGGAAGAACCATATTTTCCATTGACAATCCCCTCTTCTTGAAGTGTAATTATGTTCACTTCTAAAATCGAAGGAGAAAACGATGACGTGGAAAGAACTACTCACAAACGAAATTGAGAACGCGTACCGATGTGCAAACGTCCTCATCGACATCGTCGGCGATGAAGATTTATCCTGGAAGCCGTCTCAAGGCGAAAATTGGATGACCACCGGGCAACTGCTGAAACATATCACCGAATCATGCGGGATGTGTATGAAAGGCTTCGTGACAGGCGACTGGGGCATGCCGGAAGATTTTGATCCAAGCAAAATGTCCGGCGAGAATATGCTGCCGCCCGCAGAAACAATGGCGACCGTCGAAAGCGTCGCCGCAGCCAAGCAATTGTTAGCGCAAGACAAACAGCTCGCGTATGACATGCTGAATTCGGTCAGCGAAGAAGATATTGATACCCGGCTCGTCACCGCCCCCTGGGACCCGACCGAAGTCAAACTCGGCCTGCAATTGCTTTCAATGATTAACCACTTAGTCCAACACAAAGGCCAATTATTTTACTATCTCAAATTGCAGGGCAAGCCTGTCAATACATTCCAATTATATGGAATGACGCTACCAGAATAAGAAGCCGATTCTATAAATGCCGCAGGGGATTGGGTGCAGCGGCTTTCGTAGTCAGCGGCAATAAGCCGCGACGAAGACAAGCGAAACCCAACCCCTGCGGTATTTCATTATTGAATCCAGCATTTAACCCAGCGTCATAAATTTCAGGCAAACGGGTTTATGCGCCTCAAACGTCGCGCCTGTCGGCTTGAGTTTGCCGCTTTGTTGGTCGATTGAAAATACCACCACGGAGTTGCTGTCCTGGTTCGCCGCTAACAAGAAACGCCCTGAAGGATCAATCACAAAGTTGCGCGGCGTCTTGCCCATCGTCGATTGGTGTTGAATCAGCGTCAATTCACTCTTTGCTTCATTGTATGAATAGACCGCGATGCTGTTGTGTCCCCGGTTAGAACCATACACAAACTTGCCGTCGCTTGAGACATGAATATCCGCGCAGGAATTGTTGCCGTTAAAGTCATCCGGCAAAGTGGATATAGAATTTAACGGATGCAACGCTCCGCTTTTGGCGTCAAAATGAAAAACCGTGATCGTCGAATCCAACTCGTTAATCACAAACGCCGCCTTGCCGTTCGGATGAAAATCAATATGGCGCGGCCCGGCGCCGGGCTTTAATTTTGCAAACGGCGGATCATTCGCCGTTAAGGCGCCGGTCTTCTGGTCAATTTTATAGATCATCACTTTGTCGATGCCCAAGTCGCAAACATAAGCGAATTGGTTGTCTGGCGATATATAAATGCAATGCGCGTGCGGGCCTTTTTGCCGCCCCGGATTCACGCTGGAGCCTTCATGTTGAATCGCCGAAACCGGCTCGCCCAATCGTCCATCGGCTTCAATCGGGTACGAACAGATGTTGCCGCCCGAATAATTCGCGACCATCGCCCATTGGCCCGTTGTGTCAATGCTGACGTAACAAGGAGCACCGCCCCGGGTGGGTTGATGATTGAGCGCCGTCATCGCGCCGCTTTTTGCGTCCAACGAAAACGCCGTCAACCCACCGCCTTTTTCGCCTTCAAATTCGCCGACTTCATTCACGGCATAAACAAATTTTTTATTGGGATGCACCGCCAGATAGGATGGATTCACCGCTTCGCCCACCGCCAGTTGCGTAAACGACGTACAGTCTTCATCCACGCCAAACACATGCACGCCCTTGGCGTCGTTTGAGGTATACATCCCAACGAAGAGCAGAGATTTCATTGCTTTCTCCTCAACGGCAAACGTAGGCAGCGTGGATACAAGCGCCGCTCCAGCAGTGTGAGCAACAAAGGCGCGTCGGGAATAAGTGGTCATAATTGGCTCCATTTATCATCCATTTTTTTGATAATTCAGTTTACTATGATTCTTCTCTATCAGATAAACACAAACAAAACAAAGCCGCAGGGGATTAGTTGGAGCGGCTTTGCGTCTCCATCATAACGAATCCTTCGCCAGAAAAATACGCTTGCCCATTGTGAATTGATTTTTTTTCGTTTATCCGGTAAATAAGGACCGACATTGATGGATGAGCATGATTTTGATTCCGAAAATATATCCCGACCTATCAATAAATGACAAACCAATTCAGGCATGGATGCAACTCTGTGAGCGCCTGTGCACAAGGGCCTGAAAGCCCGCACTGAAGCGAGCAGAGTTGCGCCCATGCCAAATGCAGCAAAATAAAAAAAGTATCCAAGTTACGGAAGCACGTTTTTTTGTGATAGGTTGGCTGCAACTCCGTATAGATACATGAACCAAAGGCGAAAAATTTGATTTGAACATCTTTCTTCCCGGTCATAGCGAACCAATATTCACGCTGGAACAAGTGGAGGCGCCCAACAAAAACGTCATCATCCAACTGCCGGAAATACCGGAATAGATTGCGAATCATATTTGATGAAAAAGCCGAACCCGTTTAACGATTCGGTTCGGCTTTTTTCGTTTTCCTCGTCCCCCACTAGACGCGCCCCGCTACAATATTCAATACTAATATCTCGATTTGATTTTTATTTTTATTCGACTTTTGGAGAGCGTCATGAAACAAATCCTCATACCCATCTGCCTGATTTTCGCCTTGACCACATTTGCAGCCGACAAACCACCCGTTTCATTTGAAGTCCACTCCATCGACGATAACGCCGAAATGTGGTGGGCGCGCGCATTCGCTGATATTAACAATGACGGGCTGCTCGACATCGCTTTACAGAACAACAACGCACGCGGCGGGTGGCTGGGTTGGCTCGAAGCCACTGACGGCGGCAAACAATGGCAGCGTCATATCATCGCAGAAACCGCGCCCAACGACGGAACGTTCGCCAGCGGCGACCTTGAAGCAGGCGACATCGACGGCGACGGCGACATTGATATTATCGGCGTCGCGCACCCCGGCGAGTGGGATGAAGGCAGCGCCCCATCAACAGTCTATTGGTATGAAAACCCTTCCTGGAAAGCGCACAAAATCGGCGGCGCCCCCGCCTTCATCAAAGATTTAAACCTGATCGACTTTAATCAAGACGGCAAACTCGATCTCTGCTCGACTGTGTTCGTCACCAACACGCTGACAGTGTTTCGCCAGGATTCTCCTGATAAATGGACGACGGTGCAGAAAATTAAAGTCGCAAATCTGCATGAAGGCATGGACGCAGGCGACATCGACGGAGACGGCGACAACGACATTGCCGCCGACGGCTATTGGCTCGAAAGCCCCGGCGGCAATCTCGAAGCCGAGTGGACGATCCACGAGATCAATCCGCGTTGGCACACCCAAGACGGCGATTGGTCGCGCAACGCCACCAAAAATTTCTGCCGTGACATCGACGGCGACGGACGCGCCGAAGTGTTTATCTCCCATTCAGAACGCAGCGGTTATCCGGTCGCCTATTACAGTGCGAAAGACCCCAAAAAAGGCCCATGGACCGAACACGTTTTAGTCAAAGATTTGTCATCCGCACATACCTTACAGATTTTCGATTTTGACAACGACGGCGACCAAGACGTGCTGACGGGAATCAACATGAACCGCGCCAAAGCCCTCGAACTGACTTCGTTCCCTGTTTATTTGTTGATTAACCAAGGCGACAACAAAACTTGGACCAAACAGACGCTAACAAATGAAGGAATCTATAACGGACAAGCAGGCGACATCGACGGCGACGGCGATTATGACATCGTGCGCCTTCAAACCCACGATGGAACAAAACTAGAAGTGTGGATGAACCAAACCAAATAAAAAATGGGGCATCCGGTAAGTGAGTACTTACATTGATGGATGGCCATAATTTTGATTCAGAAACAGGCTCCGGCATTTCAAAAATTGATAAACCAACCAGGCTTGGGTGGAACTCTGGGAGCGCCTGTGCATAAGGGCCTGAAAACCCGCACTGAAGCGAGCAGAGTTGTACCCATGCCACATGCAGCAAAATCCCAATTCAATGTATAAAAAAGCATCCAATTAACGGAAGAACCATAAATCTGTTTTTTAACCGTGTAATCCTGCTACAATATTCTCTGGCGGTTGATCGAGGAACGTTTCGGACGTTAGGCGGACGGCCTGAGATGCACTATCTTGGGTTGCACCATCCCCTTCGATGACCGCCTTTCATTTTACCTGATGAGATTTTCCACTTCAAATTTACCCATCACTCCATAGTTTCAGGCCTACAGTCTACTTGTTTTTTACTGCAATAACATAGTGTTTCGTTGTTGCAGAATTTTACATTCTTTTATCAAAATAAGATTTTTCTATTTTTTTACATTATGAGAATTTTCAACCTGCTAATTACTGCTGCATAACCTACTGAAAAAGCAATGTTTCTTTGTTGAAAGTTTGTTTCTGGTGTTGGTATGTTCATTGCTATGATTCTGGTTATATATCAAAGTGGGTTCCAGCGATGAAACCAGCAAGCGCCGATACAAGCAAAAGCCGCGAAGAGTTACTTAGCGAAAATCATGCTCTTCGCCAGCGTATTCATTTGCTCGAATCACAACCTCCGCAACCCAAACTTCATATCGTCCATCCAGAAAAAAGCATTGAACCGGTCATGCAGACCATGTCGGAAAATTTCCCCGGTGTTCTCTACCAATGGTATGAACGCGCGAATGGGGAGTGCGGTTATTACTTCGTTAGTCCTCATTGCTTTGATTATTATGGAGTTACACCTGAAGAACTGATTGAAGATTGGCGCCGTTTGCCCATTCATCCTGACGATATGCTTGGTTGGGCGGAAAGCATGAAAGAGGCGTCTGAAAATAAATCCGACTGGTCATTTGAAGGTCGTTTTATTCTCAAAGACGGCATTATCCGCTGGTGGAGAGGCGTGTCAAAGCCTATTCAAGTGAGCGAAAATGAAATTGTGTACAGCGGTGTTTTGATTGACATCACTGACCAGAAAATTATAGAAGAGCAATTACGCCACAAAGAAGAGCGCCTTGAGTTGGTGTTGAAAAGCGCCGAGTTGGGGATGTGGGATTGGAGCGTTCAATCAGATCAATCTATCTTCAATGACCAATGGGCGTCAATTTTGGGATATGAGTTACATGAACTGACCAACAATGTAAGTGAATGGTCTTCGCGGGTGCATCCTGACGATTTACCCGAAATCCATCGGCGTTTGTCTATCAATCACCAACCGTGGTCGAATGAATTGTATGAAGCGGAATACCGGATGAAGAGCAAAGATGGCCAATGGGTCTGGGTCTTTGCCCGAGGCCGGGTGACCGAATGGGGAACGAACGGCGAGCCATTACGCATGATTGGCGTCACTCAAGATGTGACTGCGCGAAAGAAACTCGAAACGCTGCTGCGAAATGCGAAAGAAGACGCAGAGGCGGCAGATTGCGCGAAGAGTGAATTTTTAGCCGCGATGAGCCACGAATTGCGTACGCCGCTGAATTCAATCATCGGATTTACGAACCTGTTGCTCAAACGGCCTCAATGCGGTCGGAATGAGCATTGTTCAGAGTTCCTGGAACGAATCTCAGAAAATGGCGTTCACCTTTTAGGATTAATCAACGATGTTCTTGATCTCTCGAAAATTCAAACGGGAAAAGCCCGAACGGATATTCGTGTTGTGAATATTGTTGAACTTCTTAAAAATATCGCTCAGCAATTTGACTATCAGTTTCAAAAGAAAAATATTGAATTTTTTCTCGATGTTCCAAATGAACCTGTGTATTTAAAGACGGACGAAATGAAGTTAATACAAATTGTGCAGAACCTGGTAAGCAATGCGTTTAAGTTTACGAATAATGGGCGGGTCAGTATTATGCTTTCTACCTCGCCTTTGTCGGGACACCCCATTCAATTGGAAGTCCGCGATACCGGCGTCGGAATCCCTGCGGGCCGCCTCGAGACAATCTTCACTGCATTTCAGCAGGGCGAAACCGGCACGGCAAGAAAATATAATGGTACAGGATTGGGGTTGGCAATCTGCCAGTCATTGTCAAACCTGTTGGGATATAAGTTAGAAATTGAGAGCCAAGTCGGATGCGGTTCAATGTTTCGGATAATTTTTTGATTTGTTGTTTTGCCTAGAGAGGTCGTCGTGTTTTTCGTATAGAGGTTTGGGTTATGTATAGGTTTCCTGTCTCATTGGTGACAGGAGACAATCGAACTTGGATGGAACGTGGGACTTCTAAGACGGGCAATTCACTTTGGATTCCAAACGGGTTGCCTGTTTGGGAGAGTTGACTGGACGGGAATATCTTTAACTGCTTCATCCATCTCATTTTTTTGCCTTCCTCAATTTAAAACGCAATGCAAATGTTATGTAGAACGACGCTTGTTTCTTTTCAAACTATATCATTTATACAGAACAAGTGACAACTCTTTTTTAGTCGTTTTTTTAGCATTTCACGGCGTATAAATAAAATTACCTGTATAATTATGAAATGATTGAAACCTAATTCATTCGTGTTGCTTTTATAGCACAATTTTGATTAATCGTATTTGAATTTAACCCTAGCGGTCATAAGTGATAAAGGACGAGCCTCCTTTGATTGATTCTTTCTTGCCGACTGAACTAAAAACGATTCTGTTTGTTGAAGATGAAATCGTTATCCGAGAAACTGTTTGTGAGGTATTAGGTGAAGCCGGACATACAATGCTGGCTGCGAAAGACGGACTGGCTGCTTGTGAACTCTTTGACAAGAACATAGATGAAGTTGACTTAGTCATTCTTGATTTATCTCTACCGAAACGCTCTGGCTTAGAGGTTATGGATTACATCCGCTCAA encodes the following:
- a CDS encoding PAS domain-containing sensor histidine kinase, which gives rise to MKPASADTSKSREELLSENHALRQRIHLLESQPPQPKLHIVHPEKSIEPVMQTMSENFPGVLYQWYERANGECGYYFVSPHCFDYYGVTPEELIEDWRRLPIHPDDMLGWAESMKEASENKSDWSFEGRFILKDGIIRWWRGVSKPIQVSENEIVYSGVLIDITDQKIIEEQLRHKEERLELVLKSAELGMWDWSVQSDQSIFNDQWASILGYELHELTNNVSEWSSRVHPDDLPEIHRRLSINHQPWSNELYEAEYRMKSKDGQWVWVFARGRVTEWGTNGEPLRMIGVTQDVTARKKLETLLRNAKEDAEAADCAKSEFLAAMSHELRTPLNSIIGFTNLLLKRPQCGRNEHCSEFLERISENGVHLLGLINDVLDLSKIQTGKARTDIRVVNIVELLKNIAQQFDYQFQKKNIEFFLDVPNEPVYLKTDEMKLIQIVQNLVSNAFKFTNNGRVSIMLSTSPLSGHPIQLEVRDTGVGIPAGRLETIFTAFQQGETGTARKYNGTGLGLAICQSLSNLLGYKLEIESQVGCGSMFRIIF
- a CDS encoding DinB family protein — its product is MTWKELLTNEIENAYRCANVLIDIVGDEDLSWKPSQGENWMTTGQLLKHITESCGMCMKGFVTGDWGMPEDFDPSKMSGENMLPPAETMATVESVAAAKQLLAQDKQLAYDMLNSVSEEDIDTRLVTAPWDPTEVKLGLQLLSMINHLVQHKGQLFYYLKLQGKPVNTFQLYGMTLPE
- a CDS encoding response regulator — protein: MIDSFLPTELKTILFVEDEIVIRETVCEVLGEAGHTMLAAKDGLAACELFDKNIDEVDLVILDLSLPKRSGLEVMDYIRSKRSDMKILVCSGYVDNKRVEKLVRSGAVSFLSKPYQFEQVAAAIRDCFKME
- a CDS encoding lactonase family protein, whose protein sequence is MKSLLFVGMYTSNDAKGVHVFGVDEDCTSFTQLAVGEAVNPSYLAVHPNKKFVYAVNEVGEFEGEKGGGLTAFSLDAKSGAMTALNHQPTRGGAPCYVSIDTTGQWAMVANYSGGNICSYPIEADGRLGEPVSAIQHEGSSVNPGRQKGPHAHCIYISPDNQFAYVCDLGIDKVMIYKIDQKTGALTANDPPFAKLKPGAGPRHIDFHPNGKAAFVINELDSTITVFHFDAKSGALHPLNSISTLPDDFNGNNSCADIHVSSDGKFVYGSNRGHNSIAVYSYNEAKSELTLIQHQSTMGKTPRNFVIDPSGRFLLAANQDSNSVVVFSIDQQSGKLKPTGATFEAHKPVCLKFMTLG
- a CDS encoding VCBS repeat-containing protein, coding for MKQILIPICLIFALTTFAADKPPVSFEVHSIDDNAEMWWARAFADINNDGLLDIALQNNNARGGWLGWLEATDGGKQWQRHIIAETAPNDGTFASGDLEAGDIDGDGDIDIIGVAHPGEWDEGSAPSTVYWYENPSWKAHKIGGAPAFIKDLNLIDFNQDGKLDLCSTVFVTNTLTVFRQDSPDKWTTVQKIKVANLHEGMDAGDIDGDGDNDIAADGYWLESPGGNLEAEWTIHEINPRWHTQDGDWSRNATKNFCRDIDGDGRAEVFISHSERSGYPVAYYSAKDPKKGPWTEHVLVKDLSSAHTLQIFDFDNDGDQDVLTGINMNRAKALELTSFPVYLLINQGDNKTWTKQTLTNEGIYNGQAGDIDGDGDYDIVRLQTHDGTKLEVWMNQTK